TCCATGCTGTGTGAAACCATCAAAACTTCTCCATGATATAATTTCAATAATTCAAGAACTCCACTTTGAAGTTGCTCTTTTAAATGTGAATCCAATGCTGAAAATGGTTCATCCAGCATTAATATGTCTGGCTTATATACCATGCACCTTGCTAATGCTACTCTCTGCTGCTGACCACCTGAAATTTGATTTGGATATTTCTTTTCTAGTCCTTGTAAATGAAATATTTCTAATAGTTTATTAATTTTTTGTTCTTTTTCTTTTTTTGAAAGCTTCAAGCCAATTCCAATATTTTCCTGCACTGTCATATGTGGGAACAGTGCATAGTTTTGAAATAAATAGCCAGCATTCCTGTCTTGTGGTTTAAGATTTATTTTTTTCTCAGAATCAAATAAAACTTTTCCATTAAGGATTATGCGCCCTTCATCAGGGGTCTCAATTCCGGCTATACATTTTAGCGTCATGCTTTTTCCACTACCTGAAGCACCTAAAATACCAACATAGTCTTCATCTGTTTCAAAAGCAACTTCAAGAGAAAAACCTTTCAGTTTTTTCTTTATATCAACTACTAAACTCATAAATTTCTCCCTTATTTAAAGTATTTTCTTTCTTTCAAAGAAAAATAGTTTGTAAGAACAACAACCACAAAAGATATTAACAAAACAATTATTACATAGTAAGAAGCACTCTTCATATTACCTGCAGCAACTTCTGCATAAATTGCCAACGGAAGTGTCCTTGTCTTATTTTCTATATTTCCTGCAATCATGGCTGTGGCACCAAACTCACCAAGTCCCCTGGCAAATGCCAATATACCCCCTCCAGCAACACCTGGCAAAGCAAGCGGCATTATTACTTTCCAGAAAATTGTTCTCTCTGACATTCCAAGTGTCCTTGCTGCCATAATTAAATTTTGGTCTATTTGTTCAAATGCACTTCTTGCGGAGCGATACATAAGAGGAAATGAAATTACTACAGCAGCTATTACAGTGGCTGTCCAGGAAAAAACTATTTTTACACCCAAAAATTTCAGCAATAACTTGCCAATAGGTCTATTTACTCCAAAGACAATAAGAAGTAGAAACCCCATAACTGTTGGAGGTAAAACTAAAGGTAAAGTTAATATTCCATCTAAAATCATCTTTATTTTTTCTGATTTCATTTTCACAATCCATCTTGCAGCAAAAAGCCCTAACAAAAATGTTAAGGCTATAGCTGCAGATGCTGTTTTAATTGATATTATTATTGGCGACATCTGCATATTATAATCTCCTATTTATTTTTCTTAAATCCATATGATTCAAACACCTTATTAGCTTCATCAGTTTTCAAAAATTCTACAAATTTCTTTGCTGCAACTTCGTTCCTAGTTGCTTTAACAATGCCTAATGGATAAATCACTTTAGAGACACTTCCCTCTGGGGCTTCTGCCACGGTTTTCACCTTTTTATTTGAAACAGCGTCAGTTGAATATACAATACCCGCATCAGCGCTGCCTTCTGCGACCCAATTTAGCACTTCCGTAACATTTGTTCCAAGGCTTGCCTTTGCAATTACTTCGTTCCAAATCTTTATATTAGTTAATGTTTCTTTGGCATACTGTCCAACTGGTACACTTGAAGGATCTCCAATAGCAATTTTATCAGCCTTTAAAATATCTTCAAAAGCACTTATGCCTTTGGTGTTTTTTTGTGAAACAATAAGTACAATTTTATTTTCTAAAAGCTGAACTATAGAATCCTTAACAATTAAGCCTTTCTCATCTAATGCTGTCATTTGCTTCATAGCTGCCGACATAAAAATATCTATAGGTGCACCTTCTTCAATTTGTGTTTGTAATTTTCCTGAACTATCGTAGGTTGTTTGAATCTTAATATC
The genomic region above belongs to Clostridium swellfunianum and contains:
- a CDS encoding sulfate/molybdate ABC transporter ATP-binding protein; the protein is MSLVVDIKKKLKGFSLEVAFETDEDYVGILGASGSGKSMTLKCIAGIETPDEGRIILNGKVLFDSEKKINLKPQDRNAGYLFQNYALFPHMTVQENIGIGLKLSKKEKEQKINKLLEIFHLQGLEKKYPNQISGGQQQRVALARCMVYKPDILMLDEPFSALDSHLKEQLQSGVLELLKLYHGEVLMVSHSMDEIYRFCKKIIIVDKGRSVLFGNTKEIFEQPQLHTAARLTGCKNISRCKVLSSHHVHAVDWNITLETEKTVLEKIKYIGIREYDFQIINSAKAKEQKNVIECRINKKVEDVVEYNVFFENNESKKENGNASILYKINKDKWDNREEKEILYLKVPQDAILLLE
- the modB gene encoding molybdate ABC transporter permease subunit produces the protein MQMSPIIISIKTASAAIALTFLLGLFAARWIVKMKSEKIKMILDGILTLPLVLPPTVMGFLLLIVFGVNRPIGKLLLKFLGVKIVFSWTATVIAAVVISFPLMYRSARSAFEQIDQNLIMAARTLGMSERTIFWKVIMPLALPGVAGGGILAFARGLGEFGATAMIAGNIENKTRTLPLAIYAEVAAGNMKSASYYVIIVLLISFVVVVLTNYFSLKERKYFK
- the modA gene encoding molybdate ABC transporter substrate-binding protein, encoding MKKVIAMVMTSFWLTFFLIGCSNNKETEESTITFAAAASLKNCMDDKLIPMFKQQYSDIKIQTTYDSSGKLQTQIEEGAPIDIFMSAAMKQMTALDEKGLIVKDSIVQLLENKIVLIVSQKNTKGISAFEDILKADKIAIGDPSSVPVGQYAKETLTNIKIWNEVIAKASLGTNVTEVLNWVAEGSADAGIVYSTDAVSNKKVKTVAEAPEGSVSKVIYPLGIVKATRNEVAAKKFVEFLKTDEANKVFESYGFKKNK